In one Plutella xylostella chromosome 20, ilPluXylo3.1, whole genome shotgun sequence genomic region, the following are encoded:
- the LOC105393868 gene encoding protein LTV1 homolog — protein MPKTKKKFIDKKKSVTFNLVHRSQRDPLIADESAPQRVLVPVNAVVPPSKDKQPDLTPEQRREEQQKYGIYFDDDYNYLQHLKDSREVTLLYTPKPTHRRNQEKPSEPGTSEDLDKVISETLQLPSSVFASEVEEDVGLLNKGAPQGLRLDLDPDVVAALDDDFDFDDPENQIEDNFIELATGGDFDDDFDEEDEDGTDSESDDDHSNQAFGSDMDSDDSGDSQDRSRLPKMPSWTDKDDTKSRFSQYSMSSSVMRRNQGLSLLDDRFEKMFAEYDDTELGALDCEEIEGYLPDSDGMLLEAAEEFEQSRRSYQLDKAKEIARIQRLAEIAEESSGSDELVTQRVDEQKRWDCESILSTYSNLYNHPKLIEEPKKPKIKINPKTGIPEDTLGKETKLTMKSLAKFNAMQLDGASSDDDAQTHAESVLSTLSVLSLRPKDETPEEKKERKRLLKEYRKERRIEKRANKDAFKEEKKRQEKIMLNNRANVQGNRIL, from the exons ATG CCTAAAACGAAGAAgaaatttattgataaaaagaAGTCTGTTACCTTCAACCTCGTGCACAGATCCCAGAGGGATCCCCTGATAGCGGATGAGAGCGCCCCGCAGCGCGTCCTGGTGCCGGTCAACGCAGTTGTTCCTCCCAGCAAAGACAAACAACCT GATCTGACCCCAGAGCAGAGGAGAGAAGAGCAGCAGAAGTATGGGATCTACTTCGATGATGACTACAACTATCTGCAACATCTCAAAGATTCAAGAGAAGTCACACTTTTGTACACACCT AAACCGACACACAGACGTAACCAAGAGAAGCCTTCAGAACCCGGCACCAGCGAGGACCTGGACAAGGTCATCAGTGAGACCCTGCAGCTGCCGAGCTCCGTGTTCGCCTCCGAAGTGGAGGAGGATGTCGGTCTACTCAACAAGGGTGCTCCTCAAG GATTGCGGTTGGACTTAGATCCCGATGTAGTGGCCGCCCTTGATGATGACTTCGACTTTGATGATCCCGAGAACCAGATTGAAGATAACTTCATAGAGCTGGCTACTGGAGGAG ATTTCGACGATGACTTTGATGAAGAAGACGAGGATGGCACAGACAGCGAGTCTGACGATGACCACTCCAACCAGGCCTTCGGCTCTGACATGGACTCTGATGATAGCGGCGATTCACAA GACCGCTCCCGGTTGCCCAAGATGCCGTCCTGGACCGACAAGGACGACACCAAGTCTCGCTTCTCGCAGTACTCCATGTCTTCCAGCGTGATGAGACGCAACCAGGGACTCAGTCTACTGGACGATAGGTTTGAGAAG ATGTTCGCCGAATACGACGACACAGAGCTCGGGGCGCTAGACTGTGAAGAGATCGAAGGTTACCTCCCCGACAGCGACGGCATGCtactggaggcggccgaggagttCGAGCAGTCACGGAGGAGCTACCAGCTCGACAAGGCCAAGGAGATCGCCAG AATCCAGCGCCTGGCCGAGATAGCAGAAGAATCCTCCGGGTCCGACGAGCTGGTCACCCAGAGAGTGGACGAGCAGAAGCGCTGGGACTGCGAGTCCATCCTGTCCACCTACTCCAACCTCTACAACCATCCCAAACTCATTGAGGAGCCcaag AAGCCCAAGATCAAGATCAACCCTAAAACCGGCATCCCAGAAGACACTCTCGGCAAGGAGACCAAGCTCACCATGAAGTCCCTCGCCAAGTTCAACGCGATGCAGCTAGATGGCGCCAGCAGCGACGATGATGCGCAAACGCACGCAGAGTCGGTGTTGTCCACTTTGAGCGTACTGTCTTTGAG GCCCAAAGACGAGACCCCAGAAGAGAAAAAAGAACGCAAGCGTCTCCTCAAAGAGTACAGGAAAGAGAGACGCATCGAGAAGCGAGCCAACAAGGACGCCTTCAAAGAAGAGAAGAAGAGACAAGAGAAGATCATGTTGAACAACAGAGCCAATGTTCAAGGGAACAGGATACTTTGA
- the LOC105393869 gene encoding isoleucine--tRNA ligase, mitochondrial: MILERNFKIFRSNYKAVLTRWSCVNCVRYKSSVEPKTKAYSHTILTPRTDFPTRSNNSQKEDVVKKAKFADLYQWQRANLTGPEFVLHDGPPYANGDLHMGHAVNKIIKDINNRSQVLQGNKVHYVPGWDCHGLPIELKALQKAKKTLNKTQLQNPVVIRDIARKFALETVEKQKASFKSWGVMADWENECYLTLNKSYVQNQLRKFYELYKMGLIYRALKPVYWSPSSRTALAEAELEYDPQFKSKEVYVTFPIESVPDAIQKLAPGKKLQAIIWTTTPWSLVGNRAICYNSTLYYSLVALSGKSEDTLYVVSSGSVEQLGATLGVDVRRVAEFSGADLQSTTYRNKLLSRSFPLLPSPHVTEGKGTGLVHTAPAHGPEDFLVAREHGVDVECNVDEAGKYNGLDESLNGLYVLTEGQDAVIGRMGDDVIHQGTYVHSYPLDWRTKKPVLLRASCQWFIDTAALKDKAMKALDAISLHPPSTAPQHRAGLTALVQRRPYWCISRQRAWGAPLPVLYSGGEPLMDQPIIEHICALIEAQGADAWWTSPVEDLLPADYVKEHNIDVSTVTKGQDIMDIWLDSGLSWSTLPRAAQLYAEGVDQLTGWFQASLLTALPLTGKAPYESIFVHGFVVDENKRKMSKSIGNVVDPATIIHGGKNKNTDPAYGVDTLRWWVASHATQHSQIVISKKLLDDCQAEVIRIRNILKYLLGVISDLEPDLFEEKPLLNYFDQYMVKESYDFLANINDNYNNYRYNQVTKSILYFISNKVSGLYCHCIKDRLYCSPKESNERISAQLTVHTILTVLAKSLGPILPHLVEEAWQYHPLGQDPFFFAQNLPVLAYQNVDSKLMDKVLDIKRDLCVEAKNETLRKLVALVKVNSTLYAELSRLNRTDGINDSVLCEILEVSSVHLEQVDNLDKEFEVEISVSQKSQCLRCRKYNALDCSDKCLRCENVLINVI; encoded by the exons ATGATTTTAGAGAGAAATTTTAAGATTTTTCGATCTAATTACAAGGCAGTTTTAACAAGATGGTCTTGTGTAAATTGCGTACGATACAAAAGTTCAGTAGAACCAAAGACGAAGGCATATTCTCATACAATTTTAACACCTAGAACTGATTTTCCGACGAGATCTAACAATTCTCAAAAAGAGGATGTTGTAAAG AAAGCAAAGTTTGCAGATCTATATCAGTGGCAACGGGCAAATTTAACTGGCCCAGAGTTTGTATTACACGATGGGCCTCCCTACGCCAATGGAGATCTGCATATGGGACATGCTGTTAATAAA ATAATTAAGGACATAAACAATCGTAGCCAGGTGCTGCAAGGCAATAAAGTCCACTATGTTCCCGGTTGGGACTGCCACGGACTACCCATTGAGCTGAAAGCCTTACAGAAAGCTAAAAAGACACTGAACAAAACACAACTACAAAATCCAGTGGTCATCAGAGATATAGCAAGAAAATTTGCCCTCGAAACTGTGGAGAAACAAAAGGCTAGTTTTAAAAGCTGGGGTGTTATGGCTGATTGGGAAAATGAATGCTATCTGACACTCAATAAGAGCTATGTTCAGAATCAACTGAGGAAGTTTTACGAGTTGTACAAAATGGGCTTGATTTATAGAGCATTGAAACCTGTGTATTGGTCACCTTCCTCAAG aacaGCTCTAGCTGAGGCAGAATTGGAATATGATCCACAGTTCAAGAGTAAAGAAGTGTATGTGACATTCCCAATAGAGAGTGTGCCTGATGCCATACAGAAGCTAGCTCCAGG CAAGAAACTCCAAGCTATAATCTGGACGACCACCCCTTGGTCGCTCGTGGGCAACAGAGCCATCTGCTACAACAGCACCCTGTACTACAGCCTGGTTGCCCTCAGTGGGAAGAGTgaggacaccctgtatgtcgTCAGCTCAGGCAGTGTGGAGCAACTAGGGGCGACCCTTGGGGTTGACGTGAGACGAGTGGCTGAGTTTTCTG GAGCGGACCTGCAATCCACAACCTACCGCAACAAGCTGCTATCCCGTTCCTTCCCCCTACTGCCCTCCCCCCACGTGACGGAGGGTAAGGGCACGGGGCTGGTGCACACGGCGCCCGCGCACGGACCTGAAGACTTCCTCGTGGCGAGGGAGCATGGCGTCGACGTG GAATGCAACGTCGACGAAGCTGGCAAATACAACGGCCTCGACGAATCACTGAACGGACTGTACGTCCTAACCGAAGGCCAAGACGCTGTGATTGGTCGAATGGGCGATGACGTCATACACCAGGGAACCTACGTGCATTCCTACCCTCTTGATTGGCGGACGAAGAAACCCGTGCTGCTTAGGGCGAGCTGTCAGTGGTTCATTGATACCGCTGCGTTGAAGGATAAAGCCATG AAAGCTCTGGACGCCATCAGTCTCCACCCCCCCTCCACGGCGCCCCAGCACCGCGCCGGCCTCACCGCGTTGGTGCAGCGGCGCCCCTACTGGTGCATCTCGCGGCAGCGGGCGTGGGGCGCCCCCCTGCCTGTGTTGTATAGCGGGGGGGAGCCGCTGATGGACCA ACCTATAATAGAGCACATCTGCGCCCTCATAGAGGCTCAGGGCGCGGACGCGTGGTGGACCAGCCCAGTTGAAGACTTGCTGCCCGCTGACTATGTCAAAGAGCATAATATTGATGTCAGCACTGTTACTAAGGGGCAG GACATAATGGACATCTGGCTGGACTCGGGTCTGTCCTGGAGCACACTGCCTCGTGCAGCCCAGCTGTACGCAGAGGGAGTGGACCAGCTGACCGGCTGGTTCCAGGCGTCTCTGCTCACTGCACTGCCGCTCACTGGCAAAGCGCCGTACGA GTCAATATTCGTCCACGGCTTCGTAGTGGACGAGAACAAGCGTAAAATGTCCAAGTCCATCGGCAACGTGGTGGACCCCGCCACCATCATACACGGCGGGAAGAACAAAAATACGGATCCCGCTTACGGGGTTGATACTCTTAG GTGGTGGGTGGCGAGTCACGCGACGCAGCACTCCCAAATAGTTATAAGCAAAAAGTTACTGGATGACTGTCAGGCAGAAGTTATCCGCATCAGAAACATTCTCAAGTACCTCCTCGGAGTGATATCCGACTTAGAACCTGACCTTTTTGAAGAAAAACCTCTTTTAAACTACTTCGACCAATACATGGTTAAAGAGAGCTACGATTTCTTAGCCAATATCAACGATAACTATAACAATTATAGGTACAATCAAGTTACAAAATCAATTTTGTACTTCATAAGTAATAAGGTTTCAGGCCTGTATTGTCATTGTATTAAAGATAGACTTTATTGTTCACCAAAGGAGTCGAACGAAAGGATCTCAGCCCAGTTGACTGTTCACACAATTTTGACCGTTCTGGCTAAAAGTTTAGGGCCTATTTTGCCACATTTGGTAGAAGAAGCATGGCAATACCATCCTTTGGGGCAGGATCCGTTCTTCTTTGCGCAAAATCTACCGGTTTTGGCGTACCAAAACGTTGATTCAAAATTAATGGATAAGGTTTTGGATATCAAAAGGGATCTCTGTGTTGAAGCTAAGAACGAAACTTTACGGAAACTTGTAGCGTTGGTCAAGGTGAATTCGACCTTATATGCAGAGTTGTCCAGATTGAATAGAACAGACGGTATAAATGACAGTGTTTTGTGTGAAATTCTAGAAGTTTCCTCTGTACATTTGGAGCAAGTTGATAATTTAGACAAAGAGTTTGAAGTAGAAATTAGCGTAAGTCAAAAGAGTCAATGCTTGCGATGCAGAAAGTATAATGCTTTGGACTGTAGTGATAAGTGCTTGCGATGTgaaaatgtacttattaatgttatttaa
- the LOC125490052 gene encoding uncharacterized protein LOC125490052 → MYEPPNGNDLCAKWYLPKKHQLEQLRQRGWDHRKEPSPPTATEVQVDSQSEATSSVREQESATASVVAKVINWEQCNLSPPREILSDNESEASSFDFAVSNVSSKGRPSMLFAPSGKRKGVEMDVATKLANEMLQKGKEALEQACKIKREHKTTALESLAGLYEIVLSLSDSRSRHRCNLEKERSRHATELMRVERAHTKHLNELNKQLAGELGLARKDLAANLAETKAIRDWQGYETQEPHRLIKETAEAIADLKQRLKMLNDAVATQTGHTTSNEPLLREHAIIKIGVETIKNQVDELRRDVHKEAEKASEIHGLNIKMVGILESQPPNEIKPDNCEMGKVLEILSKIDSKRIPESLPQPVTVDLKEQFQPITETLEAVKSELRTMREEKLRIPPPSLSLEAEMCLAEGEKRAKKTYAKVAALPPPPPRPNHTLIISSSDQNQTGDNLIDRIAVALDTKKTGAKVDRIRKAKNQKVVLSCGTSEDLNLIHKRVQMDKGLRVQVAKAGNPLIIIKDVLKVHTDAEIVEHLLAQNKQLLQGQDLKECTMKVRYRKKARNTHECHPVLEVSPLAHKRLIEAGKVYIGLQRRPVADQSPLVQCTKCLGFGHTKAICRETEDLCSHCGGKHTWEKCQVRLDRLPPTCKNCSASANGERNDLSHNAFSSECPERTKWDAIARSRISYC, encoded by the exons ATGTACGAACCACCCAACGGCAACGATCTCTGCGCGAAATGGTACTTACCAAAGAAACATCAACTAGAACAACTAAGGCAGAGAGGATGGGACCACCGGAAAGA GCCATCGCCTCCAACCGCCACAGAAGTACAAGTAGACAGCCAGTCGGAGGCCACGTCTTCAGTTCGGGAGCAGGAGTCGGCGACCGCCTCCGTGGTAGCAAAGGTTATAAACTGGGAGCAGTGCAACCTATCCCCTCCCAGGGAAATCCTCTCCGATAATGAGTCCGAAGCATCCAGCTTCGATTTCGCCGTATCCAACGTAAGCTCTAAGGGGCGGCCCAGCATGCTCTTCGCCCCCAGCGGCAAACGCAAGGGAGTAGAGATGGACGTGGCAACGAAGCTGGCAAATGAAATGCTACAAAAGGGGAAGGAAGCACTCGAGCAGGCCTGCAAGATAAAGCGAGAGCACAAGACCACTGCATTGGAAAGTCTCGCTGGTCTGTATGAGATTGTGCTGTCCCTTTCGGATTCAAGATCGCGACACAGGTGCAACCTGGAGAAAGAGCGGTCGAGGCATGCTACCGAACTGATGAGGGTGGAAAGAGCACACACCAAACACCTTAATGAGCTCAACAAACAACTCGCTGGGGAACTGGGACTTGCCAGAAAAGACCTGGCCGCCAACCTGGCGGAAACCAAGGCGATCAGAGACTGGCAAGGATATGAGACTCAAGAGCCACACAGGCTCATAAAGGAGACGGCCGAGGCTATAGCAGACCTTAAACAGCGTCTGAAAATGCTGAATGACGCCGTAGCCACACAAACGGGCCACACAACATCAAACGAGCCCCTACTGAGGGAGCACGCCATCATAAAAATCGGCGTGGAAACGATTAAAAACCAGGTGGATGAGCTACGGCGGGATGTGCACAAGGAAGCTGAGAAGGCTTCTGAAATTCATGGCCTCAACATAAAAATGGTCGGTATTCTGGAGTCTCAGCCGCCCAATGAAATCAAGCCTGACAACTGCGAAATGGGCAAAGTCCTAGAAATCCTCAGCAAAATAGACTCTAAGAGGATTCCCGAGTCCCTCCCGCAGCCCGTCACTGTCGACCTCAAAGAGCAGTTCCAGCCCATCACGGAAACGCTTGAGGCCGTCAAGTCCGAGCTCCGCACAATGAGAGAAGAGAAGCTGAGGATACCACCACCATCCCTCAGCCTCGAGGCTGAAATGTGCCTTGCGGAGGGTGAAAAAAGGGCCAAAAAGACCTACGCTAAAGTCGCCGCACTACCCCCTCCACCACCAAGACCAAACCACACTCTTATAATATCGTCCAGTGATCAAAACCAGACCGGGGACAATTTAATTGACCGGATAGCGGTCGCACTGGACACCAAGAAAACGGGAGCCAAGGTGGACAGAATTAGAAAGgccaaaaaccaaaaagtgGTCCTAAGCTGTGGAACAAGCGAGGATCTGAACCTCATCCACAAAAGGGTCCAAATGGACAAAGGCCTAAGGGTACAGGTGGCAAAGGCAGGGAATCctctaattataataaaagatgTCCTCAAGGTCCACACTGACGCAGAGATTGTGGAGCACCTCCTGGCGCAGAATAAGCAACTGCTCCAAGGCCAAGACCTCAAAGAATGCACTATGAAGGTGCGATACAGGAAAAAGGCACGCAACACCCATGAATGCCACCCGGTCCTGGAAGTTTCCCCGCTCGCCCACAAAAGGCTTATAGAGGCAGGGAAAGTCTACATAGGTCTTCAAAGGAGACCTGTGGCAGACCAATCCCCTCTCGTGCAATGCACGAAATGTCTCGGTTTCGGCCATACAAAGGCGATCTGTAGGGAAACAGAGGACCTCTGCAGCCATTGTGGAGGTAAACACACATGGGAGAAATGTCAGGTGCGACTGGACAGACTCCCGCCCACGTGCAAAAACTGCTCAGCGTCAGCCAATGGGGAGAGGAACGACCTGTCGCACAACGCGTTCAGTAGTGAGTGTCCCGAAAGAACAAAATGGGATGCTATAGCACGGTCGCGAATCTCTTACTGCTAA